One window of Ailuropoda melanoleuca isolate Jingjing chromosome 3, ASM200744v2, whole genome shotgun sequence genomic DNA carries:
- the IGIP gene encoding IgA-inducing protein homolog, which produces MCSYYHMKKRSVSGCNITILAVMFSHLSAGNSPCGNQANVLCISRLEFVQYQS; this is translated from the coding sequence atgtgcagttatTATCACATGAAGAAGCGCAGTGTGTCGGGCTGTAATATAACCATACTTGCTGTCATGTTCTCCCATCTCAGTGCTGGGAACTCACCATGTGGAAACCAAGCAAATGTGTTGTGCATCAGCCGGCTTGAGTTTGTTCAATATCAAAGCTGA